CGCGGATGACTTCCACGACGCGGCCCGATCGATGGCGGGCTACCTCACCGCGCTGGTCGCCGCCAAGCGCGCGGCGCCGACCCAGGACCTGCTGTCCGACCTGGTGCACGTGTCGGACGAGGGTGACCAGCTGTCGCCGGAAGAGCTGGTCGCGATGGCGTTCCTGCTGCTCGTCGCCGGGCACGAGACCACGGTCAACCTGATCGGCAACAGCGTGCTGGCGCTGCTGCGGCACCCGGACCAGCTCGCGGCCCTGCGGGCCGACCCGTCGCTGCTGCCCGGCGCCGTCGAGGAGTTCCTGCGGTTCGAGGGGCCGATCAACATCGCGACCCTGCGGTTCACGGTGGAACCGGTGCCGATCGGCGACGTCGAGATCCCGGCGAACGAGTTCGTGATGGTCTCGCTGGTGGGCGCCAACCGCGACGGCGAGCGGTTCCCGGAGCCGGACCGCCTGGATGTCACCCGCCCTGCGGGCGGTCACCTGGCTTTCGGCCACGGCATCCACTACTGCGTCGGGGCGCCGCTCGCCCGGCTGGAAGCGGAGGTGGCGCTCGGCCGCCTGCTCGACCGGTTCCCGGTGATCGAGCTCGACGGCGACCCGGGCGAGCTCCGCTGGCGGGAGAGCACGCTCGTGCACGGCCTGAACACGTTGCCGGTGGTGGTCCGCTGAGACGTCAGTGGTGGTCGTGGCGGTGGCGGTAGACGACCACCGCCATGGCCACGCCCATCAGGCCGTGACCGATGCCCATCAGCGCGCCGCCGGAGATCGCGCCGGTCCAGTACGGCACGAGCAGCACCACGAACGGCACGTACATCCACACGGTCATTTCGAACACCGAGCGCCGGCTGTGCCGGCGGACCCGCATCCAGGCGGCCATCGGCAGGGCCATCTCGGTCGCCATGATCATCGCCCGCCAGTCGGTGCGGTCCAGGACCGCCGACCAGCCCGCCGCGTCGAAACCCAGCCGGACGAGCGGTCCGAGGATCGCCATGCCCAGGCCCATGGCGATCCACATCTCGGCGTAGTGCAGCACGGCCCGGCGGGTGGTGGGCGAGCGCAGGGACAGGGTGGTCATCCTCATCGCCTCCAGAATGGATAGCTGTACTATCTGCAATGGGAAGCTACTCTACCCATGAGGCTGTGTCCAGAGGGAGGAACGCCGGATGCGCATGGCGGAGCTGAGCCGGGAGTCGGGCGTCCCGGTCGCGACGATCAAGTACTACCAGCGCGAAGGTCTGCTCCCGCCCGGCGAGCTGACCAGCCCCAACCAGGCCCGCTACGGGCCCGCCCACGTGCGGCGGCTGAAGCTGGTGCGTGCCCTGCTGGAGATCGGCGGGCTGTCCGTGGCCGCGGTGGGCGAGGTGCTGACCGCGATCGACGACCCCGCCACGTCGACGCACGACATCCTCGGGTTGGCGCAGCACGGCCTGCCGATGGCGAAGCTGGAGGTGACGGCCGACGACCGGGCCTGGGCGCTGAGCCGGATCGAGGAGGTGGCCCGGCAGCGGGACTGGGAGGTGCACCCCGGATCGCCGGTGGTCGAGTCTCTGGTCGGTGTGCTGTGCGCGCTCCGGGAGGTCGGGCACGAGTGGGTGCTGGACGAGTTCGACTGCTACGCCGAGGCGGCGGCCTCGGTCGCCGAGCGCGACGTGACGACGGTGGCCCGGCAGGGCGCCACCGAGGCGGTCGTCGAGGGCGCGGTGGTCGGCACCGTCCTCGGCGACGCCTTGTTCGCGGCCCTGCGCCGGATGGCGCATGCGGAGGTCTCGCGGCGGCAGTTCTCCGGGTAGGCGCTGCGCTCGGTGGTGCGCTCGCCCCCGGTCATTCCACGCCCGGCAGGGTGCCCGCCGCGATTGGCCCGCGCACGGCGTCTGGGTGGTGGACGGGCTCGACCGTGACGTGGAGGCGGGGCGGCGACGCCTGTTCTCCGGGTAACGCGCTGCGCTCGGTGGTGTGCTCGCCCCGGTCATTCCACGCCGGCGGCGCCCGTGGCTTGCCCACGGGATGGCGTCTGGGGTGCTGGACAGGGATGACGTCTGGATGCTGGACGAGCCCGCCTGTCGCCGAGGCGGCGGGTAGGGGCCGGCTCACGGGGACGGGGGACCCCGGACGTGCTGCACCGGGCGGCGCGCTCACCCGCGGTCATCCCGCACCGTCCGCGCCCGGGCGCTGCACCTGCGTGCGCACGGCGTCGGGCGCGGCTGGGGACCAGTCGCGAGGGTGGCCTGAAGCGCTAATACATGCCACCGTGAATAATTCACCCAATCCAGTGTGATCGGAGCCACGCAGCGCGCCCGCGTGCACCGTCTGTCACGTTTCGTGTCGATCATCGAGCCGCTCGGTGACCTGTGTCACGCACACTGATGGCCTCACGCCAATACGCCGTTACTCATCAGTCATGACACTTTGTGAACAAAACGTGAGAATTTCTTTGCATACCGGACATCCCGGGCGTTTTTCGGTATCTCTGGTGCTACAGGCCGTCACTGGGGCCGGTCTCCCCTTGGTTCATCCCCATGTTCGGGCACTTCCGCACCGGAGGCGTGAATGATTGACAACTCTGCCCAGGAGCGTGAGCACGCTCCGCCCCGCTCGTGGCGGTCCGCGCTGGACAACCTCCGCCACGACGTGCCGGCCTCGCTGGTCGTCTTCCTCGTCGCGATCCCGCTGTCGCTGGGCATCGCGCTGGCCTCCGGCGCGCCGATCGTCGCCGGCCTGATCGCCGCGATCGTCGGCGGCATCGTGGCCGGCGCGCTCGGCGGGGCGCCGCTGCAGGTCAGCGGCCCCGCCGCGGGCCTGACGGTGATCATGGCGGAGACCATCAACGAGTTCGGCTGGGCCGCCACCTGCGCCATCACCGTCCTGGCGGGCGCGCTGCAGATCCTGCTCGGCCTGAGCCGGATAGCGCGCGCCGCGCTGGCCCTGTCCCCGGCCATCGTGCACGGCATGCTGGCCGGCATCGGGGTCACGATCGTCCTGGCCCAGCTGCACATCGTGCTGGGCGGCACCGCGCAGAGCTCGCCGATCGACAACCTGCTCCAGCTGCCGGCGCAGATCCTCGACCCGCACGGGCCCGCCACCCTGATCGGCCTGCTCACCCTCGGCATCCTGCTGGCGTGGGGCAAGCTCCCCGCCGCGGTGCGGAAGGTGCCCGGCCCGCTCGCCGCGATCGTCGCGGTCACCGTGTTCTCGCTGGTCGCCGGGCTGGAAGTGCCGCGCGTCGACATCCCGGCGAATGTGCTCGACATCAGTTTCGCGCCGGACTTCCCGGACACCGGCTGGTTCGACTTCGGCGTCGCCGTCGTCACCATCGCACTGGTCGCGAGCGTCGAGAGCCTGCTCTCCGCCGTGGCCGTCGACAAGATGCACACTGGGCCCCGCGCGAACCTCAACCGCGAGCTGCTCGGCCAGGGCGCGGCCAACATGACCTCGGGCGCGCTCGGCGGCCTGCCGGTCACCGGCGTGATCGTGCGGAGCTCGACCAACGTGCAGACCGGCGCCCGCACCCGCGTTTCGGCCGTCCTGCACGGCGTCTGGGTGCTGCTGTTCGTCGCCGTGCTGGCCGGGTTGCTGCGCAACATCCCGCTCGCGGCGCTCGCCGGCCTGCTGGTGCATGTCGGCGCGAAGCTGGTCAACCTCAACCACATCAAGCAGGTGCTGCGGCACGGCGACCTGCCGGTCTACCTGATCACGCTGCTCGGCGTCGTGGCCATCGACCTGCTCACCGGTGTGCTGATCGGTGTCGCCGCGGCCGCGCTGATCATGCTCCGCCGCCTGCTGTGGTCCGGCATCCACGCCGAACGCGACGGCGACAAGTGGCGCGTCGTCGTCGAGGGGGCGTTGTCCGCGCTCTCGATTCCGCGCCTGACCTCGGTACTGGGCACCATCCCGCGCGGCGCGACGGTGACCCTCGAACTCGTCGTGGACTACCTCGACCACGCGGCGTTCGACACGCTGTCGGCCTGGCAGCACTCCCACGAGGAGGCGGGCGGCCAGGTGATCGTGGACGAGATCGGGCACCCCTGGTTCGAGCGGGGCAAAGCAGGCGAGCCGACCGTGCACAAGGCCAAGGCCCAGCGGATCGCGCCGCGCTGGTTCGCCCCGTGGTCGGACTGGCAGCAGGCCCGGCAGGAGGAGCCGGTCGAGGTTCCGGAGCAGCGGCAGCCGCGGGAGAGTTCGATGCGGCGCGGCATGGTCGAGTTCGAGCGGCGCACGTCGCAGCTGGTCCGCCCGATCCTGGGCAAGCTGGCCGACACGCAGAACCCGGAGACGCTGTTCATCACCTGCGGCGACGCGCGGATCGTGCCGAACCTGATCACCAGCAGCGGCCCTGGCGACCTGTTCACGGTGCGCAACATCGGCAACCTGGTGCCCGACCACGCGACGTGTGCGGCTGGTTCGGACGCGTCCATCGGCGCCGCGGTCGAGTTCGCGGTCGGGGTGCTCAAGGTGCGCGAGATCGTGGTGTGCGGGCACTCGTCGTGTGGCGCGATGAAGGCGCTGCTGGGCGGCGTGCCGGCGGGCGCGCCCGCGCTGGAGTCCTGGCTCCGGCACGCCGAGCCGAGCGTGGAGCGGGCGAAGACGCACGCGCCGATCCGGATCGGCGACTCGCTGCCCGGCTCCGAGGCCGACCAGCTGGCGCTGCACAACGTCCTGCAGCAGCTGGACCGGCTGCGGGAGTACCCGACGGTCGCGGCCGCCGAGGCCCGCGGCGAGGTCGACCTGGTGGGGATGTACTTCGAGGTCGGCGCCGCCCGCGTGCACCTGTACGACCCGAAGGCGAACGCCTTCGTCTCGGCCGACAGCGTCGTGACCGGGACCGCGGAGAGCAACCCGATGGTCACCGGGTAGCCACACACCGGAAAGCCGGCCGGCCGGCGCCGGTATTAGTGTCGGATCCCGTGAGCGTGCTGGTGGTGACCGGGACCGGAACCGGCGTCGGCAAGACCGCGGTGACCGCGGCCCTCGCCGCGCTCGCGCGCGCCGAGGGCCGCCGGGTGGCCGTGCTGAAACCCGCGCAGACCGGGGTCGCCCCGGACGAGCCCGGCGACATCGACGAGGTGACCCGCCTCGCCGGGGACATCACCGCCCGCGAGCTGCGCCGCTACCCGGACCCGCTCGCCCCGGACGTCGCGGCGCGGCGCAGCGGCATCGCGCCGGTCGGGCCGGCCGAGGCCGCCGGGGCGGCGAGCGAGCTGGCCGAGACGCACGACCTCGTGCTGGTCGAGGGCGCCGGTGGGCTGCTGGTCCGCTTCGACGCCGACGGCGCCACCCTGGCCGACGTCGCGTGGTCGCTGTCCGCCCCGCTGCTGGTGGTCGCCGAGGCCGGGCTCGGCACCCTCAACGCCACGGCCCTGACGGCCGAGGTCACGACGGCGCGCGGCCTCAACGTGCTCGGTGTCGTCATCGGGTCCTGGCCCGCGCGGCCGGACCTGGCCGCCCTGTGCAATGTGTCCGACCTGCCGGTGGCCGCCGGATCGCCCCTGCTCGGCGCCCTCGCCGAGGGTGCGGGCGCGCTGGACCGCGACGCCTTCCTGGAGGCGGCGCGCGCCGGGCTGTCGCCGTGGTTCGGCGGCGACTTCGACGCCGAGCGGTTCGAGAAGGGCCTGAACACCCAGTCCTGACCCACGTTCTGGCGGGGGCCGGCGGGGTGAACCCGGCCGACTGGACCGGCGACGCGGCCGACACGGTGCGTACACGGGTGGGAGGACCGGCTAATCTCGGTGCGGCGGATCAAGCGGCAACGGAAAGAGGTGCGGTGGCCGACTCGTCGCCGGTGCAGGCCAGGCCGGGAGCACCCGGTCCGGAGCTGTCCGCTGTGCTGTTCCACCGGCGGCCACCCCGGCCGCGGGTGGTCGTGAAGGCCGACCTGCTGCCCGCGGTCAGCCTGCTGTCGCTGATCGGGGTGCTCGGCATCCCGCTCGGCTGGCTCTGGTCGCTGCTCGCCCCGCCCGAACGCGTGCGCGTGTTCGACGGCGGCCAGCTGATCCCGTTGCAGCTGGAGAGCTGGCACCGCTTCGACGACCTCGCGGTCTACGCGTTGCTGGGCCTCGGCCTGGGTGTGGTCACCGGGGTCGCGGTGTGGATGCTGCGCGAGCGGCGCGGGCCCGTGGTGCTGATCGCCGCGGTGCTCGGCGGCCTGCTCGCGGCCTGGCTCGGCGTCCAGATGGGCGTGGCCTTCGCCAACAGCGCCTACGCGGTCACGACCACGCCCGCGATCGGCGACGTCATCGAACGGGCGCCGCGCATCGAGTCGTTGTGGGTCCTGGTGGCCCAGCCGCTGGGCACCGCGCTGGTCTACGGCCTGCTCGCCGGCTGGAACGGCCGCGACGACCTCGGCCGCAGGCTGGGCTAGAAACGCGAAACGGCCGGAACCCCGTGCTCGGGGTCCCGGCCGTTCGGCTTGTCTCAGGCCGCCTCGGCGCGCCGCCGGGAGCGGATCAGGCTCCGCCGCTCCTGCTCGGTCGTGCCGCCGAAGATGCCGTTGTCGAGACCGGAGTCCAGTGCGTAGGCCAAGCATTCGGCGCGCACCGGACAGCTTGCGCACACCGCCTTGGCCCGTGCGACCTGCCGGGCGCCCGGGCCCATTTCGGACACGGGGAAGAACAGCTCAGGGTCCTCGTCCCGGCAGGCGGCACGAGTACGCCAGTCGATCACGTCGCGGCTCATGGCGTGCCGCCTCCTTCCATGCGTTTCGTTTCTCAGCTGGCGCTCCAGGCACCAGCAAGGGTGACAGGCACGCGTAAGGGCCCATCTGGTTTTTCTTGCTGCGGTATCTGGGTTGCCACGCCGGGCTCGGATCAATCACCTTGATCCGGCGGGCTGGTGGCAGGGGCTGTTGCCAGCGCCGAAGGTCCAACGGTACCAGGAAGATCCTTGTTCCCGCTCACCTGCGAAAACGTTGTGGCCAGCGTCTCAGTTCAGGCTGGCGGGCAGGCCGAGCTGGATCAGCTCGGGTGGGGGAGCGGGCACCGCGCGCAGCTTCGTCAGGAAGCCGGCCTCCCGCCGCAGCATGCGGCTGACCATCCGCAGCCGGCGCAGCGGCTGGGTCTCTTCGAGCAGCTGCTGCCGGTCGGCCAGCGGCAGCAGGCAGTCGGCGGCGAGCAGGTACGACAGCGCGCCTGGTCCGGTCTCCGATTCCGGCGCCGCCCACGAGTCGCGGTGCCAGGCCGCCTCGCAGTACGCCCCGTGCGCGGACAGGGCCGCGTCGCGCAGGCCGGCGACCGCTCTTCCGGCGGCAGGCGGGAGCGGGTCGTCATCGACCCGTTCGACGGTGCCGACGAGGTAGGGCGCGCGGCTGTTGTCGATGTCCAGCACCCGGAAGCGGCGCTCGCCACGGGTGATGATGTCGAACCGGCCGTCGGGCAGCCGCTCGCTCTCGCCGAGCAGCGCGGTGCAGCCGATGGCGTGGACGTGATCGAGGTGTTCGACCTCGCGCACGGCGGAAGTCCGGATCGCGATGATCCCGAACCGGCGGTCCGGCACCGTGCCGGTCAGCAGGTCGACCGCGAGCTGCCGGTAGCGCGGCTCGAACAGGTGCAGGGGCAGCGTCGCGCCGGGCAGCAGGACGGTTTGCAGAGGGAACAGGGGGATGGTCTCTGTCGTTCTTTCCTGCCGCTCCGCATCCACGGCTACACGGTACGTCGATCCGGTGGTTCTCGCTCAACGTCGTTTGGGCGGCGGGCGGAACACCGCGAACGGGTCTGTCACCTGGATGCCCTTCCCGGTGAAGGAGAACAACGCGGCCGGCCGTCCCCCGCTGCGGCCCGGCGCGGCCGTGTGCCCGGTGGGCGAGAGCAGGCCGCGCCGGGCCAGCACGCGCTGCAGGTTCGTCGCGTCGACCTTGTAACCCAGTGCGGCCGAGTACAGCTCGCGCAGGGCCGAGATGGTGAACTCACGCGGCGCGAGCGCGAAGCCGACGTTGGTGTACGACAGCTTGGAGCGCAGGCGGTCGCGGGCGCGCAGCACGATGTCGCGGTGGTCGAACGCGGTGCGCGGCAGGTCGTCCACCGGGTGCCAGCGCGTGTCCTCCGGGACCTCGGGGTCGACGTCGGAGGGGACCAGACCGAGGAACGCCGTGGCGACCACGCGCGGCCCTGGCACGCGGTCCGGCGCGCTGAACACCGCCAGCTGCTCGACGTGGCTCAGCTGCCGGACGTCGACCTTCTCCGCGAGCTGGCGGCGGATCGAGGTCTCCACGTCCTCGTCCGGCCGCAACCGTCCGCCGGGCAGCGACCAGCGCCCGACGTGCGGATCCAGCGCCCGGCGCCACAGCAGGACCTGCAGTGTGGCGCAACGCACCTGCAATACCGCCGCCAAAACCTCGTGTGCCAGGGGGGCGCTGCTGTTAATATGACTTCGCACGGTTTTCGATTGTAAGGCGAAAACCAGCGACTGGTCCAGGAGGGCCGATGACTGCAGCGACTGTGGACCTGACCCCGTACGGCGGCGTGGAGCCGGACGAGGCGTGGGCGGAAGAGGTGCGCAAGCTGGCGCGCGAGCGGGATGCCG
The window above is part of the Amycolatopsis thermoflava N1165 genome. Proteins encoded here:
- a CDS encoding WhiB family transcriptional regulator, which produces MSRDVIDWRTRAACRDEDPELFFPVSEMGPGARQVARAKAVCASCPVRAECLAYALDSGLDNGIFGGTTEQERRSLIRSRRRAEAA
- the bioD gene encoding dethiobiotin synthase — protein: MSVLVVTGTGTGVGKTAVTAALAALARAEGRRVAVLKPAQTGVAPDEPGDIDEVTRLAGDITARELRRYPDPLAPDVAARRSGIAPVGPAEAAGAASELAETHDLVLVEGAGGLLVRFDADGATLADVAWSLSAPLLVVAEAGLGTLNATALTAEVTTARGLNVLGVVIGSWPARPDLAALCNVSDLPVAAGSPLLGALAEGAGALDRDAFLEAARAGLSPWFGGDFDAERFEKGLNTQS
- a CDS encoding cytochrome P450 family protein produces the protein MRVVDEPIELDDDIIQDPHALYRALREEGPVRPAIMPRGLRVWLVSGYAEAKALLADPRLSKDANRAQELFETRLTATGGTGGDDPSGSLLRHHMLNSDPPDHTRLRKLVNKAFTARTVARLRPRIEQITDELLDSVAARGRVDLLDAFAYPLPITVICELLGIPEAERGDFREWSNTLLNSGPADDFHDAARSMAGYLTALVAAKRAAPTQDLLSDLVHVSDEGDQLSPEELVAMAFLLLVAGHETTVNLIGNSVLALLRHPDQLAALRADPSLLPGAVEEFLRFEGPINIATLRFTVEPVPIGDVEIPANEFVMVSLVGANRDGERFPEPDRLDVTRPAGGHLAFGHGIHYCVGAPLARLEAEVALGRLLDRFPVIELDGDPGELRWRESTLVHGLNTLPVVVR
- a CDS encoding MerR family transcriptional regulator gives rise to the protein MRMAELSRESGVPVATIKYYQREGLLPPGELTSPNQARYGPAHVRRLKLVRALLEIGGLSVAAVGEVLTAIDDPATSTHDILGLAQHGLPMAKLEVTADDRAWALSRIEEVARQRDWEVHPGSPVVESLVGVLCALREVGHEWVLDEFDCYAEAAASVAERDVTTVARQGATEAVVEGAVVGTVLGDALFAALRRMAHAEVSRRQFSG
- a CDS encoding SulP family inorganic anion transporter, with amino-acid sequence MIDNSAQEREHAPPRSWRSALDNLRHDVPASLVVFLVAIPLSLGIALASGAPIVAGLIAAIVGGIVAGALGGAPLQVSGPAAGLTVIMAETINEFGWAATCAITVLAGALQILLGLSRIARAALALSPAIVHGMLAGIGVTIVLAQLHIVLGGTAQSSPIDNLLQLPAQILDPHGPATLIGLLTLGILLAWGKLPAAVRKVPGPLAAIVAVTVFSLVAGLEVPRVDIPANVLDISFAPDFPDTGWFDFGVAVVTIALVASVESLLSAVAVDKMHTGPRANLNRELLGQGAANMTSGALGGLPVTGVIVRSSTNVQTGARTRVSAVLHGVWVLLFVAVLAGLLRNIPLAALAGLLVHVGAKLVNLNHIKQVLRHGDLPVYLITLLGVVAIDLLTGVLIGVAAAALIMLRRLLWSGIHAERDGDKWRVVVEGALSALSIPRLTSVLGTIPRGATVTLELVVDYLDHAAFDTLSAWQHSHEEAGGQVIVDEIGHPWFERGKAGEPTVHKAKAQRIAPRWFAPWSDWQQARQEEPVEVPEQRQPRESSMRRGMVEFERRTSQLVRPILGKLADTQNPETLFITCGDARIVPNLITSSGPGDLFTVRNIGNLVPDHATCAAGSDASIGAAVEFAVGVLKVREIVVCGHSSCGAMKALLGGVPAGAPALESWLRHAEPSVERAKTHAPIRIGDSLPGSEADQLALHNVLQQLDRLREYPTVAAAEARGEVDLVGMYFEVGAARVHLYDPKANAFVSADSVVTGTAESNPMVTG
- a CDS encoding DUF2567 domain-containing protein, which produces MADSSPVQARPGAPGPELSAVLFHRRPPRPRVVVKADLLPAVSLLSLIGVLGIPLGWLWSLLAPPERVRVFDGGQLIPLQLESWHRFDDLAVYALLGLGLGVVTGVAVWMLRERRGPVVLIAAVLGGLLAAWLGVQMGVAFANSAYAVTTTPAIGDVIERAPRIESLWVLVAQPLGTALVYGLLAGWNGRDDLGRRLG
- a CDS encoding LON peptidase substrate-binding domain-containing protein, with translation MDAERQERTTETIPLFPLQTVLLPGATLPLHLFEPRYRQLAVDLLTGTVPDRRFGIIAIRTSAVREVEHLDHVHAIGCTALLGESERLPDGRFDIITRGERRFRVLDIDNSRAPYLVGTVERVDDDPLPPAAGRAVAGLRDAALSAHGAYCEAAWHRDSWAAPESETGPGALSYLLAADCLLPLADRQQLLEETQPLRRLRMVSRMLRREAGFLTKLRAVPAPPPELIQLGLPASLN
- a CDS encoding NUDIX hydrolase — its product is MRCATLQVLLWRRALDPHVGRWSLPGGRLRPDEDVETSIRRQLAEKVDVRQLSHVEQLAVFSAPDRVPGPRVVATAFLGLVPSDVDPEVPEDTRWHPVDDLPRTAFDHRDIVLRARDRLRSKLSYTNVGFALAPREFTISALRELYSAALGYKVDATNLQRVLARRGLLSPTGHTAAPGRSGGRPAALFSFTGKGIQVTDPFAVFRPPPKRR